In Amaranthus tricolor cultivar Red isolate AtriRed21 chromosome 3, ASM2621246v1, whole genome shotgun sequence, a single window of DNA contains:
- the LOC130807647 gene encoding uncharacterized protein LOC130807647 codes for MLNFEPGPNTMQPVIVRGRGKNKKFWNVREEATLIDILSELNGTSWKTDHGYKNGYCYHVEKQMELKLPGCGLKADPHIESKIKTLKRHLAYILAIMDTDGAFWWDDEQKMVVGNKEAFLSWAKDHEGASSLFMKPFVHFDKLCEIYGKRMPSRKRVRLNSEAIAVPVNHIRNCETQSNVREDANSMTQSTITLPSSEARFEKCKRSSSKDVDPSESEFTEMSKTIKSLAEAQKDLTLTMMNMKKTSSYDVEISEHRKKLFSVLMTLPGLCPVEVVKAARSIGQDDKKVQVFFSMPDEYKIIFVHLEIDTLE; via the exons ATGTTAAATTTTGAACCAGGGCCAAATACTATGCAACCCGTGATTGTCAGGGGAAGAGGTAAAAACAAAAAGTTCTGGAATGTTAGGGAGGAAGCTACTCTAATTGATATTCTTTCCGAGTTAAATGGTACAAGCTGGAAAACTGACCATGGCTACAAGAACGGATACTGCTATCATGTAGAGAAACAAATGGAACTGAAACTACCTGGTTGTGGTTTGAAAGCTGATCCTCACATTGAATCAAAGATTAAGACCTTGAAGAGGCACCTCGCCTATATACTGGCTATTATGGATACTGATGGCGCGTTTTGGTGGGATGATGAACAAAAAATGGTGGTTGGCAATAAAGAAGCATTTTTATCTTGGGCCAAG GATCATGAGGGAGCATCGTCTTTGTTTATGAAGCCATTTGTGCACTTCGACAAATTATGCGAAATTTATGGAAAAAGAATGCCGAGCAGGAAAAGGGTTCGGTTAAATTCAGAAGCGATAGCTGTTCCTGTCAACCACATCAGGAACTGCGAGACACAGTCAAATGTGAGGGAGGACGCTAATTCCATGACCCAAAGCACGATCACGCTTCCATCTTCTGAAGCTAGATTCGAAAAGTGTAAGAGATCCTCATCCAAGGATGTCGATCCCTCAGAATCGGAATTTACGGAAATGTCGAAGACTATCAAAAGTCTTGCTGAAGCTCAAAAGGACTTGACCTTGACTATGATGAACATGAAAAAAACTTCGTCGTATGATGTGGAAATTAGTGAACACAGAAAGAAGTTATTCAGTGTGTTGATGACTCTTCCAGGACTGTGTCCTGTGGAAGTAGTGAAAGCTGCTCGTTCCATTGGTCAAGATGATAAGAAGGTTCAGGTTTTCTTTAGCATGCCTGATGAGTACAAAATCATATTTGTTCATTTAGAAATTGACACGTTAGAGTAG
- the LOC130807648 gene encoding glutamate receptor 3.6-like encodes MIFRLLNILVLAELTVLGNGVLAATGGDRNATTRPKVVNVGAIFSFNSTIGKVAKVAIQAAMNDVNSSPEILHGTNLNISMWDSNDSGFLGAIEAMTIIKSGVVAIIGPQSSVVAHVVSQVAKGVQVPLLSFAATDPTLSSLEYPFFVRTTQNDLFQMAAIADIIDYYGWREVTAIYTDDDYGRNGIADLGDKLAAKRCTISYKARMSSQLSREDIRNVLYEVSLQESRILVLHTYNDYGLEVLEVAKSLHMLEKGHVWIATNWLSDIIDTYSPLSQGALDNVQGLLTLRVYTHDSQRKRNFVSRWRNLVRKENVSRSFGLNTYGLFAYDTVWILARALDAYFDQGGNISFSNNLLLSELKDKNLHFDETNRFDGGEFLLSHIRNTKMTGLTGRIQYDSDRNLVRPAFQIINVIGTGHNTIGYWSNSSGLSLNPPESVRSKSSNLSSSSEKLSVVVWPGKTSKKPRGWVFPHNGKELRIGVPWYVDYLDFISYSPSTDSFSGYCMDVFTTAVNLFPYAVPYKLVPYGNGKTNPKINELVEKLSAGVFDAVIGDISITTERTRNADFTQPYVESGLVVVASVKTQDSNAWAFLRPFTPLMWFVTGVSFIVVGAVVWVLEHRLNDEFRGPPRKQIATMLWFSCSTWFFAHRETTVSTLGRFVLIIWLFVVLIINSSYTASLTSILTVQKLTSHVKGIDSLIESREPIGYQDGSFVVNYLNEQLNIPKSLLIPLNSEDELAEALKKGPKNGGVAAVVDERAYMEVFLSSRCEFTIVGPEFTRNGWGFAFPRDSPLAVDMSTALLKLSENGDLQRINDKWLNRKACSSKDTKLEVYRLDLKSFWGLFLVCGIACLLCLIVYFALIIKQYIRHYTPMEKDSSGQTSSKSSRVQTFLSFVDEKEDQIKMRSKRRQMEKESSAGSTPGYASNISLVELSMIRNNHVLFSPDQTINSVRSEA; translated from the exons ATGATTTTTAGGTTACTAAATATCTTGGTATTGGCTGAATTAACTGTATTGGGAAATGGAGTACTAGCTGCAACTGGGGGTGATAGAAATGCTACAACTAGACCTAAAGTAGTGAATGTTGGAGCAATATTTTCCTTCAATTCCACCATTGGGAAGGTTGCAAAGGTTGCAATTCAAGCAGCAATGAATGATGTAAATTCCTCACCTGAAATTCTTCATGGAACCAACCTTAACATTTCGATGTGGGATAGCAATGATAGCGGATTTCTTGGAGCCATTGAGG CAATGACCATTATCAAGAGTGGTGTAGTGGCAATAATCGGCCCTCAATCATCCGTAGTAGCTCATGTAGTTTCTCAAGTTGCAAAGGGAGTACAAGTTCCTTTGCTCTCCTTTGCGGCCACAGACCCAACCCTTTCCTCCCTCGAGTATCCCTTCTTTGTTAGGACAACCCAAAATGATCTTTTCCAAATGGCTGCAATAGCCGACATTATAGACTATTATGGATGGCGGGAAGTAACCGCCATTTACACCGATGATGATTATGGAAGGAACGGGATTGCTGATCTAGGAGATAAGTTGGCTGCGAAGCGATGCACAATAAGCTATAAAGCTCGAATGAGCTCTCAGCTAAGCCGAGAAGACATAAGGAATGTTTTGTATGAGGTTTCACTACAAGAATCTAGGATCCTTGTTCTTCATACTTACAATGACTATGGCCTAGAGGTGCTTGAGGTTGCTAAGTCTCTTCATATGTTGGAAAAGGGGCATGTTTGGATTGCTACGAATTGGCTTAGCGATATCATAGATACGTATTCTCCACTTTCTCAAGGCGCACTTGATAACGTCCAAGGTTTACTTACCCTTCGTGTGTACACTCATGATTCACAACGCAAGAGAAACTTTGTCTCTCGATGGAGAAATTTGGTTAGGAAAGAAAATGTGAGTCGTTCATTTGGGTTGAACACGTATGGTCTTTTCGCCTATGATACAGTTTGGATCCTTGCTCGTGCCTTGGATGCTTACTTTGATCAAGGAGGAAACATATCATTCTCTAATAATTTACTTTTAAGCGAACTGAAAGACAAAAATTTGCACTTCGATGAAACGAATCGATTTGATGGAGGAGAATTCCTGTTATCCCACATTCGAAATACCAAAATGACTGGTTTAACTGGACGAATTCAATATGACTCAGACCGAAATTTGGTCCGTCCCGCCTTTCAGATCATCAATGTGATTGGTACAGGTCATAATACTATAGGATACTGGTCTAATTCTTCAGGGTTATCACTTAACCCACCAGAATCTGTACGCTCCAAATCATCGAATCTGTCAAGTTCAAGTGAAAAACTATCAGTTGTCGTTTGGCCAGGGAAGACCTCCAAAAAGCCTCGAGGATGGGTTTTCCCTCACAATGGAAAAGAACTAAGGATAGGGGTTCCATGGTATGTAGACTACCTTGATTTCATTTCATATTCACCGAGTACAGATTCATTCTCCGGCTACTGCATGGATGTGTTTACTACTGCTGTTAATTTGTTTCCATATGCTGTTCCATATAAATTGGTTCCCTATGGAAATGGGAAAACTAACCCGAAAATCAATGAGCTCGTCGAGAAACTTAGTGCAGGA GTATTTGATGCTGTTATCGGTGACATTTCAATTACAACTGAGAGAACAAGGAATGCAGATTTTACACAGCCATATGTTGAGTCGGGTCTAGTCGTTGTGGCCTCCGTTAAGACCCAAGATTCTAATGCCTGGGCTTTCCTAAGGCCTTTTACTCCATTGATGTGGTTTGTTACCGGGGTATCTTTCATTGTCGTGGGGGCTGTTGTTTGGGTTCTTGAGCATCGTTTAAACGATGAATTTCGTGGTCCTCCCAGAAAACAAATTGCAACAATGTTATG GTTCAGCTGCTCAACTTGGTTCTTCGCTCACA GGGAGACTACTGTGAGCACATTGGGCAGGTTTGTGCTAATTATATGGTTGTTCGTAGTTTTAATCATCAATTCAAGTTACACAGCAAGTCTAACCTCTATACTAACTGTACAAAAACTTACTTCACATGTCAAAGGAATAGATAGTTTGATAGAAAGCCGAGAACCTATAGGATACCAAGACGGTTCTTTTGTTGTAAATTATTTGAATGAACAATTAAATATTCCTAAATCGCTTCTCATTCCTCTTAACTCTGAGGATGAGCTTGCCGAAGCCTTGAAAAAGGGTCCCAAGAATGGTGGCGTTGCTGCAGTTGTGGATGAGCGCGCATACATGGAGGTTTTCCTCTCATCGAGATGTGAATTCACTATCGTTGGTCCAGAGTTCACCCGAAATGGTTGGGGATTT GCATTTCCTCGAGACTCTCCCTTGGCGGTTGATATGTCAACAGCACTTCTGAAGCTTTCAGAGAACGGTGACTTGCAAAGGATTAACGACAAATGGCTAAATCGAAAAGCTTGCAGTTCAAAGGACACAAAACTTGAAGTATACAGACTTGATTTAAAGAGCTTCTGGGGCCTGTTCCTTGTTTGTGGCATAGCTTGCTTGCTTTGCCTGATAGTGTATTTTGCACTGATCATCAAGCAGTACATACGCCATTATACTCCTATGGAGAAAGATTCGAGTGGACAAACGAGCTCAAAGTCTTCTCGTGTTCAGACATTCCTGTCGTTTGTAGACGAGAAGGAAGACCAAATCAAGATGCGATCCAAGAGAAGGCAAATGGAGAAAGAATCAAGTGCAGGAAGCACTCCTGGATATGCATCCAATATTAGCCTTGTGGAATTGTCAATGATTCGTAATAATCATGTGCTATTTTCTCCTGATCAAACTATTAATAGTGTGAGGAGTGAAGCATAG
- the LOC130807646 gene encoding uncharacterized protein LOC130807646 encodes MDVNMCNTNHLDPDVRLPPRKRLLAGLKKQSCSESISQCSQGNNPSPSSSPSPSPCPSLSPSFSATRLSDFDVRLNNLLKSYKNGSNMSLEEIAAAAVSAADAAVKVAEAARAAAEEKASVAVKAKAAAKSALDMVASIPEQTSSKDKHVKKNKMKKHVPVQLLYKKYQPVENCGTDEEVARRLHQAINSSPRISKHSPGSDSKKRKMKFLPPSEKSGNVSGKTPMDENRKLTSPYNGDDIDHGIDCEGSNEEPYTVKVDDMVSKSSKPDEIEVDSGEAESSHSKEKTIEPSDDICINGRKRGRIKQKKLSLSICSSKDQSNPKEDQNLTNSLKIARTDKPTVRHVSLHSLEPPAEYVAPIEVQQTWKCQDLKVSQCIKQDKVVQS; translated from the coding sequence ATGGATGTCAATATGTGTAATACAAATCATTTAGATCCTGATGTTAGATTGCCTCCTCGAAAGCGGTTACTAGCAGGTTTGAAAAAACAGAGCTGTTCAGAGAGCATATCACAATGCTCACAAGGAAACAATCCAAGCCCTAGCTCAAGCCCTAGCCCTAGCCCTTGCCCTAGCCTTAGCCCATCGTTTAGTGCTACTCGCTTGAGTGACTTCGATGTTCGTCTAAATAATCTGTTGAAATCTTATAAGAATGGATCTAACATGTCGCTTGAGGAGATAGCAGCCGCTGCAGTATCAGCTGCAGACGCTGCAGTCAAGGTAGCTGAAGCTGCAAGAGCTGCTGCTGAGGAAAAAGCGTCTGTTGCTGTAAAGGCAAAAGCTGCTGCGAAAAGTGCCCTGGATATGGTTGCTTCTATACCTGAACAGACGAGCAGCAAAGATAAGCATGTGAAGAAGAATAAGATGAAGAAGCATGTTCCCGTTCAGCTCTTGTACAAAAAGTACCAACCAGTTGAGAACTGCGGGACAGATGAAGAGGTAGCAAGGAGGTTGCATCAAGCTATAAATAGCTCCCCCAGAATTTCTAAACATTCCCCAGGATCGGACTCAAAGAAACGCAAGATGAAATTCTTGCCACCGAGTGAGAAGAGTGGCAATGTTAGTGGTAAGACTCCAATGGATGAAAACCGTAAATTAACTTCACCGTACAATGGGGATGATATAGATCATGGTATAGACTGTGAAGGGTCTAACGAAGAGCCGTATACTGTTAAAGTAGACGATATGGTGTCAAAATCTAGTAAGCCTGATGAGATAGAGGTGGATAGTGGGGAAGCGGAATCAAGTCACTCCAAGGAGAAAACAATCGAACCATCAGACGATATATGTATTAACGGTAGGAAGAGAGGTAGAATCAAGCAAAAAAAGTTGTCTTTAAGCATATGCAGCTCTAAGGATCAATCAAACCCGAAAGAAGATCAAAACCTAACAAACTCGTTGAAGATTGCTAGGACCGATAAACCGACTGTTCGTCATGTATCGCTGCATTCTTTGGAGCCCCCTGCTGAATACGTCGCACCCATCGAGGTTCAACAAACATGGAAGTGCCAGGATTTGAAAGTTTCTCAGTGCATTAAGCAAGACAAAGTTGTGCAGTCCTAA